One window of Desulfovibrio subterraneus genomic DNA carries:
- the dnaG gene encoding DNA primase: protein MSSRDYSAVREIKARINLADLARRYMELRQVSGRWKGLCPFHQEKTPSFSINEQDGFFYCFGCHASGDLIDFYCRVNGLEFREAIAQLAEEAGVELQEYKPDPRAQQERDTKRQCLRMYEIARNHFSACLRSPKGKQCRDYIAGRSMAPQIVEAFELGWAPDEWHSLGDALQSEGFSPAQGVESGLLSRNERGNMYDRFRGRLIFPIKDLSGQVIAFGGRIIVKDEAKEQAKYINSSDTPIYKKGEHLYGLFQARRAITAQKRALLTEGYMDVLTLHQFGYENACGVLGTALTPDQVKRLGGFCSSIDLIFDGDEAGRKAALKSCEMVLSRGMQCRVVLMPEGEDVDSLLQGQGTEAFEGQLQAAPDGMDYCMSTVSQWAPREVLEWVTRFLDSLVQPELRSFYISRLAGGLGLDEADLRRTAAPKRPVSARYGMENGPGWHPEAGGRTTGGPSYANRQGAKPTRKYQNGKSERQTWSGAQAQPSAGRSGGYANRGGARRQQSVPQPPAVKPSLAVSLEETVLLFLVRYPHLQSVLEEHGGRELLQAPWAERLWEAVLEHGTGDVAMYLDGKEKEFWIRNRVENSVPAEKEQEELRDVCAFLEKNRRQQQGQSLVAAMRQMKQGGEPDADMELLRVLNESLGRSNGEY, encoded by the coding sequence ATGAGCAGTCGGGACTATTCAGCAGTTCGGGAAATTAAGGCCCGTATAAACCTTGCGGATCTGGCGCGGCGCTATATGGAGCTGCGGCAGGTGAGCGGGCGCTGGAAAGGACTGTGCCCTTTTCATCAGGAGAAGACCCCTTCGTTCAGCATTAATGAACAGGATGGGTTCTTTTATTGTTTCGGCTGCCATGCATCAGGCGACCTGATTGATTTTTATTGCCGGGTGAACGGTCTGGAGTTCCGCGAAGCCATTGCGCAACTGGCTGAAGAAGCCGGTGTGGAGCTGCAGGAATACAAGCCCGACCCGCGCGCACAGCAGGAAAGAGACACGAAGCGGCAATGCCTGCGCATGTACGAGATTGCGCGGAACCATTTTTCCGCCTGCCTGCGTTCTCCCAAGGGTAAGCAGTGCAGAGACTACATTGCCGGTCGCTCCATGGCTCCGCAGATTGTTGAAGCGTTCGAACTGGGCTGGGCGCCGGATGAATGGCATTCGCTCGGTGATGCTCTGCAGAGCGAAGGATTTTCTCCCGCACAAGGGGTGGAATCCGGACTTCTTTCGCGCAACGAGCGGGGCAACATGTATGACCGCTTCCGCGGACGACTGATTTTCCCGATCAAAGATCTTTCAGGACAGGTTATCGCGTTCGGCGGCCGTATCATCGTGAAGGATGAGGCCAAGGAACAGGCCAAGTATATCAACAGCAGCGATACGCCCATCTACAAGAAAGGTGAGCATCTTTACGGATTATTTCAGGCACGGCGGGCCATAACTGCCCAGAAACGTGCTCTGCTCACCGAAGGATACATGGACGTTCTCACCCTGCACCAGTTCGGGTACGAAAATGCCTGCGGTGTGCTCGGAACGGCACTTACGCCCGATCAGGTGAAACGCCTTGGCGGCTTCTGCTCCAGCATCGATCTCATTTTCGACGGAGACGAGGCGGGCAGAAAGGCGGCTCTGAAAAGCTGTGAAATGGTCCTGAGCCGCGGCATGCAATGCCGCGTTGTGCTCATGCCGGAAGGCGAGGATGTGGACAGCCTGCTGCAGGGGCAGGGTACCGAGGCTTTTGAGGGGCAGCTGCAGGCAGCTCCTGACGGCATGGACTACTGCATGAGCACTGTTTCGCAGTGGGCTCCCCGTGAGGTTCTGGAGTGGGTGACCCGTTTTCTGGATTCGCTGGTGCAGCCGGAGCTGCGCTCGTTTTATATTTCCCGGCTTGCCGGCGGTTTGGGGCTTGATGAGGCGGATTTACGCCGCACTGCCGCTCCAAAACGGCCGGTATCTGCCCGTTATGGCATGGAAAACGGTCCGGGCTGGCACCCGGAAGCAGGTGGCCGCACCACAGGTGGACCGTCATATGCCAACAGACAGGGCGCAAAGCCAACTCGTAAGTATCAGAATGGAAAGAGTGAACGACAGACATGGTCCGGTGCCCAGGCACAGCCTTCTGCCGGACGCTCCGGTGGGTATGCAAACAGGGGTGGCGCACGTCGTCAGCAGTCTGTTCCGCAGCCACCTGCGGTAAAGCCGTCACTGGCTGTGTCGCTGGAAGAAACGGTTCTGTTGTTTTTAGTGCGTTATCCGCACCTGCAATCAGTGCTTGAGGAGCATGGCGGCCGTGAATTGCTGCAAGCCCCTTGGGCGGAACGGTTGTGGGAAGCGGTCTTGGAACATGGTACTGGCGATGTCGCCATGTACCTTGATGGAAAAGAAAAGGAATTTTGGATACGGAACAGGGTGGAAAACTCTGTGCCGGCCGAAAAGGAACAGGAAGAGCTTCGTGATGTCTGCGCGTTTCTGGAAAAGAACCGCCGCCAGCAGCAAGGGCAATCCCTCGTAGCCGCCATGCGGCAAATGAAACAGGGTGGCGAACCGGACGCGGACATGGAACTTCTTCGTGTGTTAAACGAATCCTTGGGGAGGTCCAATGGGGAATATTAA
- a CDS encoding endonuclease MutS2 — MEQRTLQNLEFDKVLVHLAGLAVSDAGAEACRKVEPLSPDSARSEMDFFRQGQVWSQYASFRLRQFPPLSGMLDFVEAPGNVLDLDDLWALRQVLAQAKELVDSISSAPGGSVEWPLLQEAVDRYPWPGQSWSGLARCIGDNGQIRDESSPELLLVRQEVRRIHQTCTRKVKEVVQTYNLLQYMQDEYLTLANDRYVLPLKSNFKGRVQGIIHDYSQTGETCYFEPLFLVDLNNELQELKQQEREEERKVLIYLTGLIRSQLASVRGVHDLLVKVDVLLAKCSLAAAFDGTALELSAETPLNLREARHPLLALTEKGSLPLNLQLKPGQKALVISGGNAGGKTVCLKTIGLIALMAMSGLPVPVAGGSTLPLWTKVFAFIGDEQSLEGHVSTFTAQIRHLSALWDKADAETLVILDEFGAGTDPAQGAALAQAVIDELLEKDASIAAATHFPALKAYALSREKVRAASVLFDPNTKKPLYRLAYDQVGASQALDVAREHGMPETVLRRAESYLLMDGEDTSALIDRLNSLAVTREKEIETLHKERDKFRSKRDRLEERFERDREKLFTEVQTQAQGVLKDWKSGKVSHKSALKELSKTREKLVKPVVVQPEPVKPFSVEVVQPGQRLSYLPWSKTGVVEEVDGRRNRVKIDLSGVSMWVEGKDLALVDEKGVAGPKTPVTTGATVKAERNIALRLDLRGMRTDVALSEVSRFLDKALLGNVSQVEIVHGRGTGVLRKEVHRLLRDFPAVSEFRLAPEDMGGDGMTIVDFK, encoded by the coding sequence ATGGAACAACGTACTCTTCAGAATCTTGAGTTCGACAAGGTGCTTGTGCATCTTGCCGGGCTTGCCGTATCGGATGCCGGAGCCGAAGCCTGCCGCAAGGTGGAGCCTTTGTCTCCGGATTCTGCCCGTTCGGAGATGGACTTTTTCCGGCAGGGCCAGGTCTGGTCCCAGTATGCCTCTTTCCGGCTGCGTCAGTTTCCGCCGCTGTCCGGCATGCTCGATTTTGTCGAAGCGCCCGGCAATGTGCTTGATCTGGATGATCTGTGGGCACTGCGTCAGGTGCTTGCGCAGGCCAAGGAGCTTGTGGATTCTATTTCTTCGGCACCCGGCGGATCAGTTGAATGGCCTCTGCTGCAAGAAGCCGTGGACCGCTACCCCTGGCCGGGGCAGAGCTGGTCCGGTCTTGCACGATGCATAGGCGACAACGGCCAGATCCGCGATGAAAGCTCTCCCGAACTGCTGCTCGTCCGTCAGGAAGTGCGTCGCATCCACCAGACCTGCACCCGCAAGGTCAAGGAAGTGGTGCAGACCTACAACCTGCTTCAGTACATGCAGGACGAGTACCTCACCCTTGCCAACGACCGCTATGTGCTGCCGCTGAAGAGCAACTTCAAGGGCAGGGTGCAGGGCATCATCCACGATTATTCGCAGACCGGAGAAACCTGCTATTTCGAGCCGCTGTTCCTTGTGGATCTCAACAACGAACTGCAGGAGCTCAAGCAGCAGGAGCGCGAAGAAGAGCGCAAGGTGCTCATCTACCTCACCGGTCTTATCCGTTCCCAGCTTGCATCCGTTCGCGGAGTGCATGACCTTCTGGTGAAGGTTGATGTACTGCTGGCAAAGTGCTCGCTGGCTGCTGCCTTCGACGGCACGGCTCTGGAGCTTTCTGCCGAAACGCCGCTCAATCTGCGTGAAGCCCGTCATCCTTTGCTTGCCCTGACCGAAAAGGGATCACTGCCGCTCAACCTGCAGTTGAAACCCGGCCAGAAGGCTCTGGTGATCAGCGGTGGTAACGCAGGTGGCAAGACCGTGTGCCTCAAGACCATCGGCCTTATCGCGCTCATGGCCATGAGCGGTCTGCCGGTGCCGGTTGCAGGCGGAAGCACGCTTCCCCTGTGGACCAAGGTGTTTGCCTTTATCGGCGATGAGCAGAGCCTTGAAGGGCATGTTTCCACGTTTACGGCGCAGATTCGCCATTTGAGTGCCCTGTGGGACAAGGCAGATGCCGAAACGCTGGTCATACTCGATGAATTTGGTGCAGGCACCGATCCTGCACAGGGCGCAGCCCTTGCTCAGGCAGTCATTGACGAGCTGCTTGAGAAGGATGCTTCCATTGCGGCGGCTACCCATTTCCCAGCACTGAAGGCCTATGCCCTCAGCCGTGAGAAAGTTCGCGCCGCTTCCGTGCTTTTTGACCCGAACACCAAGAAACCGCTGTACCGCCTTGCCTATGATCAGGTGGGAGCGTCGCAGGCTCTTGATGTGGCACGCGAACACGGCATGCCTGAAACGGTCCTCAGAAGGGCAGAGAGCTATCTGCTCATGGACGGGGAAGATACTTCCGCGCTCATCGACCGCCTCAACTCCCTCGCGGTGACCCGTGAGAAGGAGATCGAGACTCTGCATAAGGAGCGCGACAAGTTCCGCTCCAAACGTGACCGGCTCGAAGAGCGGTTTGAACGTGACCGTGAAAAGCTGTTCACAGAAGTGCAGACACAGGCACAGGGTGTTCTGAAAGACTGGAAGTCCGGCAAGGTGAGTCACAAGTCGGCGCTGAAGGAACTTTCGAAAACCCGCGAAAAACTGGTTAAGCCGGTTGTCGTACAGCCGGAGCCCGTTAAGCCCTTCTCTGTTGAGGTTGTTCAGCCGGGGCAGCGCCTTTCCTACCTGCCGTGGAGCAAGACCGGTGTGGTTGAAGAGGTCGACGGTCGCCGCAATCGCGTAAAAATTGATCTTTCCGGCGTTTCCATGTGGGTGGAAGGTAAAGACCTTGCTCTTGTGGACGAAAAGGGAGTTGCGGGTCCCAAGACTCCTGTCACGACAGGAGCGACGGTCAAGGCAGAAAGAAATATTGCCTTGAGACTTGACTTGAGGGGAATGCGGACTGATGTAGCTTTAAGCGAAGTGTCGCGTTTTCTTGATAAAGCCCTTCTGGGTAATGTATCACAGGTCGAGATTGTTCACGGACGCGGAACCGGCGTGCTTCGTAAGGAAGTACACCGGCTGTTGCGCGACTTTCCTGCCGTATCCGAATTCCGGCTTGCGCCGGAAGACATGGGAGGCGACGGGATGACCATAGTGGATTTCAAATAG
- a CDS encoding GatB/YqeY domain-containing protein, whose amino-acid sequence MSLAKQIEADYIAAYKAKDQVKLGVLRHLKTAAKNLQVELLRELTDEDVFGVIMKQAKQRQDSIEQFNSANRPDLAAIESAELEVLKTYLPQPLSDEELSALVDKTIAETGAADMKDMGKVMNPIMADYKGRVDGKKLSALVREKLS is encoded by the coding sequence ATGAGCCTCGCAAAGCAGATCGAAGCGGATTACATTGCCGCGTACAAGGCTAAGGATCAGGTCAAGCTCGGCGTGCTGCGTCACCTGAAGACTGCAGCCAAGAACCTTCAGGTTGAACTTCTTCGTGAGCTGACCGATGAAGATGTCTTCGGCGTCATCATGAAGCAGGCAAAGCAGCGTCAGGACTCCATTGAGCAGTTCAATTCCGCCAATCGTCCCGACCTTGCCGCCATTGAATCCGCAGAGCTTGAAGTGCTCAAGACCTACCTTCCCCAGCCCCTTTCCGATGAAGAGCTGTCTGCTCTTGTGGACAAAACCATCGCCGAAACCGGTGCAGCGGATATGAAGGATATGGGCAAGGTGATGAACCCCATTATGGCCGATTACAAGGGGCGCGTGGACGGAAAGAAGCTGAGCGCACTCGTTCGCGAAAAGCTTTCTTAG
- the rpsU gene encoding 30S ribosomal protein S21 yields the protein MPGVFLEEGDYNFDIALRRFKKQVEKAGVLSEMKKRQHFEKPSVMRKKKKAAARKRLVKKMRKMNAS from the coding sequence ATGCCAGGTGTATTCCTCGAAGAAGGTGACTATAACTTCGATATCGCGCTTCGCCGTTTCAAGAAGCAGGTTGAGAAGGCTGGTGTTCTTTCCGAAATGAAGAAGCGTCAGCACTTCGAAAAGCCCAGCGTGATGCGCAAGAAGAAAAAGGCCGCCGCACGCAAGCGTCTTGTTAAAAAGATGAGAAAGATGAACGCGAGCTAG
- a CDS encoding HU family DNA-binding protein — MTKADLIEKIAEKANLTKANAERSLNAFIDAVEDVLVKEGKLTLTGFGTFVVEERKERKGRNPRTGAEISIPAAKVVKFRPGKLLKEAIK; from the coding sequence ATGACTAAAGCGGATCTCATCGAAAAGATTGCAGAAAAGGCGAACCTCACCAAGGCTAATGCCGAGCGTTCCCTTAACGCCTTCATCGACGCTGTTGAAGACGTTCTGGTCAAGGAAGGCAAGCTCACCCTGACCGGTTTCGGCACTTTTGTTGTCGAAGAGCGCAAGGAACGTAAGGGACGCAACCCCCGTACCGGCGCAGAAATTTCCATTCCCGCCGCCAAGGTGGTTAAGTTCCGTCCCGGCAAGCTTCTTAAAGAAGCTATCAAGTAG
- the rsmA gene encoding 16S rRNA (adenine(1518)-N(6)/adenine(1519)-N(6))-dimethyltransferase RsmA, producing the protein MTLDIHSGPRAKKSLGQNFLQDKNIANRIVDELGITPEDRVIEIGPGPGALTHLIHARGPKWFTILEKDHHWASEHRKNPPAGDPELNVVLTDALLFPWENLGVGPSWKVIGNLPYNVASPLMWDILSRAPGLVRAVFMIQKEVGDRITAAPNSKQYGGLTVWLQSFCRPKRAFIVPPTVFKPRPKVDSAVLRFEPIPKHELDFDPASLSWVIKVCFQQRRKQMQTILRGYFGERLDEAFAAAGVLPTARPENLTPRQFQLLATTVKNWIPA; encoded by the coding sequence ATGACTCTAGATATCCATTCCGGGCCTCGTGCCAAGAAAAGCCTCGGCCAGAATTTCCTGCAAGACAAGAACATCGCCAATCGAATTGTAGATGAGCTCGGTATTACTCCGGAAGACCGTGTGATTGAGATCGGCCCCGGCCCCGGTGCGCTGACCCACCTTATTCACGCGCGGGGACCCAAATGGTTCACTATTCTGGAGAAGGACCATCATTGGGCCTCGGAGCACAGAAAAAATCCTCCGGCCGGTGATCCTGAACTGAATGTCGTGCTGACGGACGCACTGCTTTTTCCGTGGGAGAATCTTGGAGTGGGACCTTCCTGGAAGGTCATCGGCAATCTGCCGTACAATGTTGCCTCACCGTTGATGTGGGATATTCTCAGCAGGGCACCGGGACTCGTCCGTGCCGTCTTCATGATTCAGAAGGAGGTTGGCGACAGGATAACCGCAGCGCCGAACTCGAAGCAGTACGGTGGCCTTACCGTTTGGCTGCAGAGCTTCTGCCGGCCGAAAAGGGCGTTTATCGTGCCACCTACCGTATTCAAGCCAAGGCCTAAGGTCGATTCCGCCGTACTCAGGTTTGAGCCAATTCCCAAACATGAGCTGGACTTCGATCCCGCGTCTCTGTCGTGGGTAATCAAGGTCTGTTTTCAGCAGCGCAGAAAGCAAATGCAAACAATTCTGCGTGGTTATTTTGGAGAAAGGCTTGATGAGGCTTTTGCGGCGGCTGGAGTGCTGCCCACAGCCCGTCCTGAGAACCTGACCCCAAGACAGTTCCAGTTGCTCGCAACTACTGTAAAAAATTGGATTCCTGCTTGA
- a CDS encoding DUF2062 domain-containing protein → MQQRWETFKRTLRYNYLRVMRLKASTHSVAMGLAVGVFVGFLPVIPFQTIVALSLAFVFRASKIPAALGTWISNPVNLIPFYTMLYYVGRMIMPVDTPELDFHHLELKAMIEQGWGLVVVMFTGGLILGVPGAFVTYILAFKAVNRYRQKRMIRLIKKYQKKKAEREAAELAADKRAADTSAGQSDIVAGTAALPHQKGIASDVSSDSTR, encoded by the coding sequence GTGCAGCAACGATGGGAAACATTCAAGCGGACGCTCAGATACAACTACCTTCGGGTCATGCGCCTGAAGGCCTCTACTCATTCCGTTGCCATGGGGCTGGCGGTTGGCGTTTTTGTCGGTTTTCTACCCGTCATACCTTTTCAGACCATAGTGGCTCTTTCCCTTGCCTTTGTCTTCAGAGCCAGCAAGATTCCTGCAGCACTCGGTACATGGATTTCCAATCCGGTAAACCTGATCCCTTTCTATACCATGCTCTACTATGTGGGACGCATGATCATGCCGGTGGATACGCCCGAGCTGGACTTTCACCATCTGGAACTCAAAGCCATGATAGAGCAGGGCTGGGGCCTTGTGGTGGTCATGTTCACCGGAGGTTTGATTCTTGGTGTGCCCGGCGCCTTTGTCACGTATATACTGGCCTTCAAGGCTGTGAACCGCTACAGACAAAAGCGCATGATCCGGCTGATCAAGAAGTACCAGAAGAAGAAGGCCGAGAGAGAAGCCGCAGAGCTTGCAGCTGATAAACGTGCCGCTGATACCTCTGCAGGCCAGAGTGACATAGTCGCCGGAACCGCGGCGTTGCCTCATCAGAAAGGTATTGCTTCCGACGTTTCCTCTGACTCCACCCGCTAG
- the fusA gene encoding elongation factor G codes for MTKQAVSSKYLEFLRNIGVIAHIDAGKTTLTERILYYTDRIHRMGEVHEGTATMDFMPEEQERGITIASACTSCHWGKHTINIIDTPGHVDFTIEVERSLRVLDGAIGVFCAVGGVEPQSETVWRQSEKFHVPKLAFINKMDRLGADFEAVLEGMRSRLKANPLPVVVPLGQGEDFYGVADVVTMERVEFDQDSQGREYTRHPLTEEEASLVAPWRDRLLESVADFDDGIMERYLGGEDISAQEIRAVLRAATLKLQVVPVFAGSALKNTGVQLVLDGVLDYLPGPLDVEPPVAHMENTKDKCSLDVSPSAPLGALAFKVFMDDGRKMVLMRIYSGEIKAGEVYRNVTKGESERISRLFRLHASHQEKIEHAYAGDIVAAAGLKGARTGDTIATPEHPYILENIAAYKPVISLALEPRNSEEGDKLDEVLEKYLQEDPTLTFVQDEETGQRVISGMGELHLEVVIDRLRREYKVSPRTGNPQVVYQEAVTKTAEATGVFDRELGDQHHFGKVSVRIAPRERDKGNRVRFEMNTDGWPAQWLDAVEQGINDSLFSGVQKGYPVQDVDVSILAMERKDGASSVAGYHMAAVLALKEVLELAGPVLLEPIMHVEVSVPDSYVGDVISLLGMKGARVGNMFDHAGQKVVQALAPMRKLFGFSTDLRSATQGRAGLMLKFARFDTLS; via the coding sequence ATGACCAAGCAGGCTGTTTCATCCAAGTATCTTGAGTTTCTCAGAAATATCGGAGTCATAGCTCACATTGATGCGGGCAAGACCACCCTCACGGAACGAATTCTCTATTACACCGACAGAATTCATCGCATGGGCGAGGTGCATGAAGGCACCGCCACCATGGATTTCATGCCGGAAGAGCAGGAACGCGGCATAACCATTGCCTCTGCCTGCACATCCTGCCACTGGGGCAAGCACACCATCAACATCATAGATACGCCCGGCCATGTTGATTTCACCATAGAAGTAGAGCGCAGCCTGCGCGTTCTTGATGGTGCGATCGGCGTTTTCTGTGCCGTAGGCGGGGTGGAGCCCCAGTCTGAAACCGTATGGCGGCAGTCTGAGAAGTTCCACGTGCCCAAGCTTGCGTTCATCAACAAAATGGACAGGCTTGGTGCAGACTTTGAAGCAGTACTTGAAGGAATGCGCTCGCGGTTGAAGGCGAATCCTCTTCCCGTGGTCGTGCCGCTCGGGCAGGGTGAGGATTTTTACGGTGTTGCCGATGTGGTGACGATGGAGCGTGTGGAATTCGATCAGGATTCGCAGGGCAGGGAGTATACCCGACATCCTCTGACAGAAGAGGAGGCATCGCTGGTTGCCCCGTGGCGCGATCGGCTGCTGGAAAGTGTTGCCGATTTCGACGACGGTATCATGGAACGCTATCTCGGAGGCGAAGATATTTCCGCACAGGAGATTCGCGCCGTGCTGCGCGCTGCCACCCTGAAGTTGCAGGTGGTTCCCGTGTTTGCCGGTTCCGCTCTGAAAAACACAGGCGTGCAGCTGGTTCTCGATGGCGTTCTGGACTATCTGCCCGGGCCTCTCGATGTTGAACCTCCGGTGGCCCATATGGAGAATACCAAGGATAAGTGCTCGTTGGATGTTTCTCCGTCAGCTCCTTTGGGGGCGCTTGCTTTCAAGGTTTTCATGGATGACGGGCGCAAGATGGTGCTCATGCGCATTTACTCCGGCGAGATAAAGGCCGGAGAGGTCTACCGCAACGTGACAAAGGGAGAATCCGAGAGAATATCCCGTCTGTTCAGGTTGCACGCGAGCCATCAGGAGAAGATTGAGCACGCTTATGCCGGCGATATCGTCGCGGCTGCGGGGCTCAAGGGCGCGCGCACCGGAGATACCATCGCCACCCCTGAACATCCTTACATTCTTGAAAATATCGCAGCGTATAAGCCTGTCATATCCTTGGCGCTTGAGCCCAGAAACTCTGAGGAAGGGGATAAACTGGACGAGGTGCTGGAAAAGTATCTTCAGGAAGACCCCACCCTTACCTTTGTGCAGGACGAAGAGACCGGCCAGCGCGTCATTTCCGGTATGGGCGAGCTGCATCTGGAAGTGGTCATAGACAGGCTGCGCAGGGAGTACAAGGTATCACCCCGAACAGGCAATCCGCAGGTTGTGTATCAGGAAGCCGTGACTAAGACTGCCGAGGCGACCGGCGTGTTTGATAGAGAGCTTGGCGACCAGCATCACTTTGGCAAGGTTTCTGTTCGTATTGCCCCCCGTGAGCGGGACAAGGGCAACCGCGTCCGCTTCGAGATGAATACCGACGGATGGCCGGCGCAGTGGCTTGACGCAGTGGAACAAGGGATTAATGATAGTTTGTTCAGTGGCGTTCAGAAGGGCTATCCGGTGCAGGATGTCGATGTCTCCATCCTTGCAATGGAGCGCAAGGACGGTGCGTCAAGCGTTGCCGGGTACCACATGGCGGCGGTGCTGGCCCTCAAGGAGGTGCTGGAGCTTGCAGGCCCTGTGTTGCTTGAACCCATCATGCATGTGGAAGTGTCTGTTCCCGACTCCTACGTCGGCGATGTCATCAGCCTGCTGGGCATGAAGGGGGCCCGGGTTGGGAACATGTTTGACCATGCGGGGCAGAAGGTTGTACAGGCACTTGCCCCCATGAGAAAGCTGTTTGGCTTCTCGACGGATTTACGTTCCGCCACGCAGGGAAGGGCAGGACTCATGCTCAAGTTTGCCCGCTTCGACACGCTTTCGTAA
- a CDS encoding histidinol dehydrogenase — MFDESPFPDWLGTFLVPDEEFGEAYESTTPERRAWLKTCIARLHVLHGAAGMTWGRAEKQWRQGFVSVAEIRPVEWTIVFLAGEYASGPRSVAALMPALLAGVANVLVVRIADEGAPWAAPVLAGFELAGQEAVVNLAADRMPVLLSEMANKGSGRCLVLGKIDEALKAAVARFALDCSPHVACWFEPVSGSLAIAGAEDACDIDEDLLSWAHPDLQIVRYDGENLEMVQEEGGFLALAGTPDLVDIVPDSIPLMLGPGQEGCWIWPELEPQFFMQRRLSLMTEM; from the coding sequence ATGTTTGATGAAAGCCCTTTCCCCGATTGGCTCGGTACCTTTCTGGTGCCGGACGAGGAGTTTGGAGAAGCATACGAGAGTACCACGCCGGAAAGAAGGGCATGGCTCAAAACGTGTATTGCCCGTTTACATGTGCTGCATGGCGCTGCGGGTATGACATGGGGGCGTGCGGAAAAACAGTGGCGTCAGGGCTTTGTTTCCGTGGCTGAAATACGCCCGGTGGAATGGACCATTGTTTTTCTGGCGGGGGAATACGCCTCAGGCCCGCGTTCCGTGGCTGCGCTCATGCCGGCGCTGCTGGCCGGAGTTGCCAACGTGCTTGTGGTGCGGATAGCGGATGAGGGGGCGCCTTGGGCTGCTCCCGTTCTGGCCGGTTTTGAGCTGGCCGGACAGGAGGCTGTGGTCAATCTTGCCGCAGACCGCATGCCGGTTCTGCTGTCTGAAATGGCAAACAAGGGAAGCGGCCGGTGTCTCGTTCTCGGAAAGATTGATGAGGCGTTGAAGGCCGCAGTCGCCCGTTTTGCCCTTGACTGTTCACCACATGTCGCGTGCTGGTTTGAGCCCGTTTCTGGTTCACTGGCGATCGCCGGGGCCGAAGATGCCTGCGATATAGATGAAGATCTTCTTTCATGGGCTCATCCGGATTTGCAGATCGTGCGGTATGATGGCGAAAACCTTGAAATGGTACAGGAAGAGGGCGGTTTTCTCGCACTTGCAGGAACGCCGGATCTGGTTGATATTGTGCCTGATTCCATTCCACTGATGCTGGGGCCCGGGCAGGAGGGGTGCTGGATCTGGCCGGAGCTTGAGCCGCAGTTCTTCATGCAGCGCAGGCTTTCGCTGATGACCGAGATGTAA
- the lptG gene encoding LPS export ABC transporter permease LptG has translation MSLMSRYLLRQNLFLMFMVLGVGIGLYLLSDLFDRLDDFLEAGVSAKVAITYFVVKTPLIISQILPAVFLIACILQLCIMARSRELVALQAGGISFLRLARFFFVCGIAWAVAQLAFSQFLGVQGEQLAARIWKEDVRKKSIQDTELNRVWFTEGAYIVHLGTVVPAKRQGRNVTAYELSDDGREIKQVLKARSFTAKPGDWTLRNVRILDPGMLTTGRADAYSLPLQQDVAAFQVVDPRTDLQKLPLWKLWTATRQLQATGSNVEALRTALHMKLAYACSVMVMGLIGLMLVTWKDNLYICIGTGLLLTFVYYALFTVGGTLGEKGIVSPVLAAWGADILFGGSALARILWFTRSRGKIQRKGKDSRRRWLHPRRGNPITRHKGHPDNKTGDETVNLRGSDV, from the coding sequence ATGTCGTTGATGTCCCGCTATCTGTTGCGGCAGAACCTTTTTCTCATGTTCATGGTGCTCGGCGTGGGCATCGGTCTCTATCTGCTTTCCGACCTTTTTGACCGTCTGGATGACTTCCTTGAGGCAGGCGTTTCCGCAAAAGTGGCCATTACCTATTTTGTGGTGAAAACGCCGCTTATCATCTCACAGATTCTTCCGGCAGTTTTTCTGATCGCCTGTATTCTGCAGCTGTGCATCATGGCCCGCAGCCGCGAGCTGGTGGCTCTGCAGGCCGGGGGCATTTCTTTTCTCCGGCTGGCCCGGTTCTTTTTTGTGTGCGGCATTGCCTGGGCTGTTGCGCAGCTGGCATTTTCCCAGTTTCTCGGGGTGCAGGGCGAGCAGCTGGCAGCCCGCATCTGGAAGGAAGATGTCCGGAAAAAGAGCATTCAGGATACGGAACTGAACCGTGTCTGGTTCACGGAAGGGGCGTATATTGTTCATTTGGGAACCGTGGTGCCTGCCAAGCGTCAGGGGCGTAATGTTACGGCCTATGAGCTGAGTGATGACGGCAGGGAAATCAAACAGGTTCTCAAGGCAAGGAGCTTCACCGCCAAGCCGGGAGACTGGACGCTCCGGAACGTGCGGATACTCGACCCCGGCATGCTTACCACAGGCCGGGCAGACGCCTATTCCCTGCCTTTGCAGCAGGACGTAGCGGCCTTTCAGGTTGTTGACCCGCGAACAGACCTGCAAAAACTCCCTTTGTGGAAGCTCTGGACCGCAACCCGTCAGTTGCAGGCCACCGGATCAAACGTTGAGGCTCTCAGAACAGCTTTGCATATGAAACTGGCCTACGCGTGCTCAGTTATGGTCATGGGGCTTATCGGTCTCATGCTGGTCACGTGGAAGGACAATCTGTATATTTGCATTGGAACCGGTTTGCTGCTGACCTTTGTATATTATGCGCTTTTTACAGTGGGCGGAACTCTTGGCGAAAAAGGGATAGTATCCCCCGTTCTTGCCGCATGGGGGGCTGACATCCTTTTCGGGGGATCGGCGCTTGCGCGTATTCTCTGGTTTACCCGTTCCCGGGGCAAAATTCAGCGCAAGGGTAAGGATTCGCGCAGACGTTGGCTGCATCCCAGACGAGGTAATCCCATTACCCGCCACAAGGGCCATCCGGATAATAAGACCGGCGACGAGACCGTAAATTTGCGAGGATCGGATGTTTGA